A single genomic interval of Shewanella halotolerans harbors:
- a CDS encoding DUF4397 domain-containing protein encodes MKRIYPALMLSALLGITACNDDDSDDVINVVPTPIAEAKVRVIHAGIDAPKVNVTANDAQLVADVDYGISSGFLTVPVGLYDIDVDAQIADGSLLEVLGADLDLSADMEYTAIALGKVSDDTLQLKLVANASADIAAGYARVQVLHGASDVGLVDVYVTAPGADISDTAPTLSANFLDASTQIEVPASDYQIRITASGQKTPVFDSGTIPLMADTDYFITAIANAWSGDSPVALLVALADQQALLLDEMSGSDLRVIHAVADAPAVDIFVDGATTPAVDMFSFGSVTDYINVADGAHTVTVAADADNSVVVIDEAALSLEKGQSYSVLATGSLGDMDIKPWVVMEEARRVATEAKINIAHASYSAGNVDIYLTPDSDISSATPVLSDIPFLAASGSLSVAPGNYVVSVTPTGSKTVAIGPLDISLAAGGRYGAVAVDAMGGGAPLGVILLDDFVTEM; translated from the coding sequence ATGAAGAGGATATATCCGGCACTTATGCTAAGTGCTCTGCTCGGTATCACCGCCTGTAACGATGATGACTCGGATGATGTGATCAATGTAGTTCCCACGCCGATCGCCGAAGCCAAGGTGCGCGTCATCCATGCAGGCATAGATGCCCCCAAGGTAAATGTGACAGCCAACGACGCCCAACTGGTTGCCGATGTTGACTACGGCATATCGAGTGGTTTCCTCACTGTGCCCGTCGGCCTGTATGACATAGATGTCGATGCACAGATAGCCGACGGTTCTTTACTCGAAGTGCTCGGCGCCGACCTGGATCTGTCTGCCGACATGGAATACACGGCCATCGCGCTGGGTAAGGTGAGCGACGACACCTTGCAACTCAAACTCGTAGCCAATGCCAGTGCAGATATCGCCGCTGGGTATGCGCGAGTTCAGGTATTGCACGGCGCCTCTGACGTCGGCCTGGTCGATGTGTACGTCACCGCACCCGGGGCTGACATTAGCGACACAGCGCCCACGTTATCAGCTAACTTCCTCGATGCCAGCACCCAGATAGAAGTCCCCGCCAGTGACTATCAGATCCGTATCACAGCATCGGGACAGAAGACACCGGTGTTCGATTCCGGAACCATCCCCCTGATGGCCGATACTGATTATTTCATTACCGCGATTGCCAATGCCTGGAGCGGCGATTCACCCGTTGCCTTGCTAGTCGCCCTGGCTGATCAGCAGGCGTTACTCCTCGATGAGATGAGCGGCAGCGATCTGCGGGTAATTCATGCGGTAGCAGACGCTCCGGCGGTCGATATATTTGTCGATGGAGCCACGACGCCCGCAGTCGACATGTTTAGCTTCGGATCAGTGACCGACTATATCAATGTCGCAGATGGCGCACACACAGTCACAGTTGCAGCAGACGCAGATAACAGCGTGGTGGTTATCGATGAAGCCGCCCTTTCCCTGGAAAAGGGTCAAAGCTACAGCGTATTGGCTACAGGCTCCCTAGGCGACATGGATATCAAGCCTTGGGTAGTGATGGAAGAGGCTCGACGTGTCGCCACTGAGGCTAAGATTAATATTGCTCACGCAAGTTATTCCGCTGGCAATGTGGATATCTACCTCACCCCAGATAGCGATATCTCGTCGGCAACCCCAGTGTTGAGCGATATTCCCTTCTTAGCGGCCTCAGGCAGTTTATCGGTAGCCCCTGGAAACTATGTCGTCAGCGTCACCCCAACGGGTAGCAAGACAGTCGCAATCGGTCCTCTGGATATTAGCCTGGCCGCGGGCGGGCGCTATGGTGCGGTCGCTGTTGATGCTATGGGCGGCGGCGCGCCTCTGGGTGTGATCCTCTTGGATGATTTTGTCACCGAGATGTAG
- the plsB gene encoding glycerol-3-phosphate 1-O-acyltransferase PlsB has translation MSKQDSLWFKSLRWIQKKLVHTIVVPQDPFADLNLDSDRPLVYVMKTESISDIAALSEVTDRLGLPSPYQPLDVEGEQAPRVVCVEGAKPLFGEREGNEFYLDSFSRLLSAHKKHPDLDIQLVPVSLYWGRTPGKEDDTMKAAVLERENPTWLRKCLMILFLGRHNFVQFSNAMSLRYMADEHGTDKRIAQKLARVARVHFSRQRKVMTGPVLPNRQNLFHALLKSESMKKAILEEAQSKKISEAKARETAMEYLDEIAADYSDSLVRIAERFLTWLWNKLYKGINIKGAEQIRQLHHDGHEIVYVPCHRSHMDYLLLSYILYYQGMVPPHIAAGINLNFWPAGPMFRRGGAFFIRRSFRGNKLYTAVFREYLDQLFAKGYSVEYFTEGGRSRTGRLLAPKTGMIAMTLNSVLRGVERPVTLVPVYLGYDHVMEVATYHKELSGKKKQKESVWQVFGAIRKLGNFGQGYVNFGEPITLHTYLNEQVPEWREELAQDPEQKPSWLTPVVNTLANRVMTRINDAAAVSSITLTSLVLLASEQNALQRSQLEKQLDLYLSLLKSVPYTGYTSVVEGDGAKLIAQGLELKKLKLDSDPLGDIISIDESLAIAMTYYRNNIIHLLVIPSLIASCLTRQDECSRDEIIATVKDFYPLLQAELFMGIDNLETYVNQLLDQLLAEGLIDEDKHFSVKPDGLNQLLLLAGTISETMQRYAIIFNLLAASPKIERSELESDSHQLAQRLGALHGITAPEFYDKKLYGTLSVKLKELGYLADDSHSEDVQRIRTRANRLLRSSVRQTIVDSVAAEHQA, from the coding sequence ATGTCCAAACAAGACTCTCTTTGGTTTAAATCCTTACGTTGGATCCAGAAGAAACTCGTGCACACCATAGTGGTGCCTCAGGATCCCTTTGCCGATCTCAACCTGGATTCAGACAGACCCCTGGTCTATGTGATGAAGACAGAATCGATCAGTGACATCGCCGCCCTGAGCGAGGTGACCGACCGACTCGGCCTGCCCAGCCCCTATCAGCCGCTGGATGTCGAGGGGGAACAGGCGCCGCGAGTCGTCTGTGTCGAAGGAGCCAAGCCGCTATTTGGCGAGCGCGAAGGCAACGAGTTTTACCTCGACAGCTTCTCGCGTCTGCTGAGCGCCCACAAGAAACATCCTGATCTGGATATTCAGCTGGTGCCCGTCAGCCTCTACTGGGGCCGCACTCCAGGCAAGGAAGATGACACCATGAAGGCCGCGGTGCTGGAGCGAGAGAACCCCACCTGGCTACGAAAGTGTCTGATGATCCTCTTCCTCGGCCGCCACAACTTCGTGCAGTTTTCCAATGCCATGTCGCTGCGCTACATGGCCGACGAGCATGGCACCGACAAACGCATCGCCCAAAAGCTGGCGCGCGTGGCCAGGGTGCACTTCAGCCGTCAACGTAAGGTGATGACAGGCCCCGTACTGCCTAACCGCCAGAACCTGTTCCACGCCCTGCTGAAATCCGAGTCGATGAAGAAGGCAATTCTGGAAGAGGCTCAGAGCAAGAAGATCTCCGAGGCCAAGGCCCGTGAGACCGCCATGGAATACTTAGACGAGATCGCCGCAGATTACTCAGACAGCCTGGTGCGTATCGCCGAGCGTTTCCTCACCTGGCTGTGGAACAAGCTCTACAAGGGGATCAACATCAAGGGTGCCGAGCAGATCCGTCAGCTGCACCACGACGGCCATGAGATCGTCTACGTGCCTTGTCATCGTAGCCACATGGACTACCTGCTGCTCTCATATATCCTCTACTATCAGGGCATGGTACCGCCCCATATCGCCGCCGGAATTAACCTCAACTTCTGGCCCGCCGGCCCCATGTTCCGCCGCGGTGGCGCCTTCTTTATTCGTCGCAGTTTCCGCGGCAACAAGCTCTACACCGCAGTATTCCGTGAATACCTGGATCAGCTCTTTGCCAAGGGCTATTCGGTGGAGTACTTCACCGAGGGCGGCCGCTCACGTACCGGTCGCCTGCTGGCACCTAAGACGGGCATGATCGCCATGACACTCAACAGCGTGCTGCGTGGCGTCGAGCGCCCCGTCACCCTGGTCCCCGTCTATCTGGGCTATGACCATGTGATGGAGGTAGCGACCTATCACAAGGAGCTGAGCGGTAAGAAGAAGCAGAAAGAATCTGTATGGCAGGTGTTTGGTGCCATACGTAAGCTAGGCAACTTCGGCCAGGGCTATGTTAACTTCGGTGAGCCTATTACCCTGCATACCTACCTCAATGAGCAGGTGCCCGAGTGGCGCGAAGAGCTGGCCCAGGATCCCGAGCAGAAGCCAAGCTGGCTGACCCCAGTGGTCAACACCCTGGCTAACCGCGTCATGACCCGCATCAACGATGCCGCCGCCGTCAGCTCTATCACCCTGACCAGCCTGGTGCTGTTGGCCTCTGAGCAGAATGCCCTGCAGCGCAGCCAGCTGGAGAAGCAACTGGATCTCTATCTGTCGCTGCTCAAGAGCGTGCCTTACACGGGCTACACCTCTGTGGTCGAAGGCGACGGCGCCAAGCTGATCGCCCAGGGCCTGGAGCTGAAGAAGCTCAAGCTGGACAGCGACCCCTTGGGTGACATCATCTCCATCGATGAGAGCCTGGCGATTGCCATGACCTATTATCGCAACAACATCATCCATCTTTTGGTGATCCCATCCTTGATCGCCAGCTGCCTGACCCGCCAGGATGAATGTAGCCGCGACGAGATCATCGCCACGGTGAAAGATTTCTACCCGCTGCTGCAGGCTGAGCTGTTCATGGGGATCGATAACCTCGAGACCTATGTGAACCAGCTGCTGGATCAGCTGCTGGCCGAAGGCTTAATCGACGAAGATAAGCATTTCAGCGTCAAGCCAGACGGTCTCAACCAGCTGTTGCTGCTAGCCGGTACCATCAGCGAAACCATGCAGCGCTACGCCATCATCTTCAACCTGCTGGCGGCCTCGCCTAAGATTGAGCGCTCAGAGCTCGAGAGCGACAGCCACCAACTGGCACAGCGTCTGGGCGCACTCCATGGCATCACGGCTCCTGAATTCTATGACAAGAAGCTCTACGGCACCCTGAGCGTCAAGCTCAAGGAGCTGGGTTACCTGGCCGATGACAGCCACAGCGAAGATGTTCAGCGTATCCGCACCCGGGCCAACAGACTGCTGCGGAGCTCGGTTAGACAAACCATAGTCGACAGCGTCGCCGCGGAGCATCAAGCCTAA
- the mtr gene encoding tryptophan permease has product MANHMNAAKHKASGKSLLGGAMIIAGTAVGAGMFSLPVVGAGMWFSYSVLMMLGVWFCMLVSGLLLLETNLHYEPGASFDTLTRDTLGNFWRIVNGLSIAFVLYILAYAYISGGGSIVNHSLSSLGLELPQSFAGLVFAVGLAIIVFISTKAVDRITTIMLGGMIITFFLAIGNLLIEVEPAKLFVPDGEANYLPYMLAAIPFGLVSFGYHGNVPSLVKYYGKDPGTIVKAITLGTLIAFVIYLCWLVATMGNITRSGFVEVIAQGGNMGVLVAALSDVMASDWLTTMLTLFANLAVASSFLGVTLGLFDYLADLFGFDESRSGRLKTAAVTFLPPTVLGLLFPNGFLIAIGFAALAATVWAAIVPALMAYRARQMFPDSQSFRVPGGTVVIAIVIFYGLLTAACHLLAMADLLPMYG; this is encoded by the coding sequence ATGGCCAATCATATGAATGCGGCCAAGCATAAGGCCTCGGGTAAGTCGCTGCTGGGCGGCGCCATGATCATCGCTGGGACGGCCGTGGGCGCGGGTATGTTCTCCCTGCCGGTGGTCGGTGCCGGCATGTGGTTTAGCTACTCAGTGCTCATGATGCTGGGCGTCTGGTTCTGCATGCTGGTCTCTGGCCTGCTGCTACTGGAGACCAACCTGCACTATGAGCCGGGTGCCAGTTTCGATACTCTCACCCGGGATACTCTGGGTAACTTCTGGCGTATCGTCAACGGCCTCTCGATCGCCTTCGTGCTCTATATTCTGGCCTATGCCTATATCAGTGGCGGCGGTTCTATCGTCAACCACAGCCTGAGTAGCTTAGGGCTAGAGCTGCCTCAGAGCTTTGCCGGCCTGGTGTTTGCGGTGGGGCTGGCAATTATCGTCTTTATCAGCACCAAGGCGGTGGATCGCATCACCACCATAATGCTGGGCGGGATGATCATCACCTTCTTCCTCGCCATAGGTAATCTGCTGATCGAGGTGGAACCCGCCAAGCTGTTTGTACCCGACGGTGAGGCCAATTATCTGCCCTATATGCTGGCCGCCATCCCCTTCGGTCTGGTGAGTTTCGGCTATCACGGCAACGTCCCCAGCCTGGTAAAATACTATGGCAAGGACCCAGGCACTATCGTCAAGGCGATCACCTTAGGTACCCTCATCGCCTTCGTGATCTACCTGTGCTGGCTGGTCGCCACCATGGGGAACATCACTCGCAGCGGCTTCGTCGAGGTGATTGCCCAGGGCGGTAACATGGGCGTGCTGGTTGCGGCGCTCTCGGATGTGATGGCCAGCGACTGGCTGACCACTATGCTGACCCTGTTTGCCAACCTGGCGGTCGCCTCCTCCTTCCTGGGGGTGACCCTGGGGCTGTTCGACTATCTCGCCGACCTGTTTGGCTTCGATGAGTCGCGCAGCGGACGCCTCAAGACGGCGGCAGTGACATTCCTGCCACCGACTGTGTTAGGTCTGCTGTTCCCTAACGGCTTTTTGATTGCCATAGGCTTTGCTGCCCTGGCCGCCACAGTGTGGGCTGCCATAGTGCCGGCCCTGATGGCCTATCGCGCCAGACAGATGTTCCCAGACAGCCAGAGTTTCAGGGTGCCAGGCGGCACAGTAGTTATCGCCATAGTGATCTTCTACGGCCTATTGACCGCGGCCTGCCACCTGCTTGCCATGGCAGACCTGCTGCCCATGTACGGCTAG
- a CDS encoding globin family protein has product MSLTSTQIDLVQTSFKQVEPISEQAAAIFYDALFQIDPNLRPLFKQDIRAQGRKLMVMLKAAVEGLTDLDALVPQLHELARRHQAYGVKQSHFTPVGNALLYTLKTGLGEAYTREVREAWVAVIHLVADTMKPLLDR; this is encoded by the coding sequence ATGAGCCTGACGTCCACCCAGATAGATCTTGTACAAACTTCATTTAAACAGGTCGAGCCGATCAGCGAGCAGGCGGCGGCAATTTTTTACGATGCCCTGTTTCAGATAGACCCCAATCTACGGCCACTGTTTAAACAGGACATTCGTGCTCAGGGACGTAAGTTGATGGTCATGTTGAAGGCGGCGGTGGAGGGACTGACAGATCTCGACGCCTTGGTGCCTCAGCTGCATGAGCTGGCACGTCGCCACCAAGCCTATGGCGTTAAACAGTCCCACTTTACCCCTGTGGGTAATGCCCTGCTCTATACCCTGAAGACAGGTCTGGGAGAGGCCTATACCCGAGAGGTGCGCGAGGCCTGGGTGGCGGTGATTCATCTGGTGGCCGATACCATGAAGCCGCTGCTTGACAGGTAA
- a CDS encoding VOC family protein: MKITSYQHGDPCWIELASHEAASGKHFYSALFDWQLKDMPIPDGVYTMFAIEDDDIGAMYQLPQNMIDDKVPTHWSIYFAVDDLEASLEAVIANGGQVILGPHSVGDAGKMAQCLDPEGASFALWQAGAHIGSMRMGEANTLCWAELCCRDTARAQAFYTKVMGWQVRESQMEDFTYYEWLQGERAVGGMMAMTAEWGDMPPHWMPYIMVDNCDATVAKATEIGGQVCVPPTDIPEVGRFSVINDPQGGTLSVIRLNMA; this comes from the coding sequence ATGAAGATTACTAGCTATCAACATGGCGACCCCTGTTGGATCGAACTGGCCAGTCACGAGGCCGCCTCGGGTAAACATTTCTACAGTGCGCTGTTTGACTGGCAGCTTAAGGATATGCCGATCCCCGACGGTGTCTACACCATGTTTGCCATCGAAGATGACGACATAGGGGCCATGTATCAGCTGCCGCAAAATATGATCGACGACAAGGTGCCGACCCACTGGAGCATCTACTTCGCCGTCGATGATCTCGAGGCCAGCCTGGAGGCAGTTATAGCTAACGGTGGCCAGGTGATCCTAGGTCCCCACAGCGTGGGCGATGCGGGCAAGATGGCCCAATGTCTGGATCCCGAAGGCGCCAGCTTTGCCCTCTGGCAGGCCGGCGCCCATATCGGCTCTATGCGCATGGGCGAGGCAAACACCCTCTGCTGGGCCGAGCTCTGTTGTCGTGATACCGCTAGAGCCCAGGCCTTCTACACTAAGGTTATGGGCTGGCAGGTGCGTGAGTCGCAGATGGAAGACTTCACTTATTATGAATGGCTCCAGGGGGAGCGCGCCGTCGGCGGCATGATGGCCATGACGGCTGAGTGGGGCGATATGCCACCACACTGGATGCCCTACATCATGGTGGATAACTGCGATGCTACAGTTGCCAAGGCTACAGAGATAGGCGGTCAGGTGTGTGTGCCGCCGACGGACATACCCGAGGTGGGACGCTTCTCTGTGATCAACGACCCTCAAGGCGGCACTCTGTCAGTCATAAGACTCAACATGGCCTAA
- a CDS encoding efflux RND transporter permease subunit yields MLKKIIEASIAQRLMVLIIALMITVWGVQELRKTPLDALPDLSDVQVIIKTPYPGQAPKLVEEQVTYPLSTAMLAVPGAKTVRGYSFFGDSYVYVIFEDGTDIYWARSRVLEYLSQVSSRLPQGLQPSLGPDASGVGWIYEYALVDRSGNLDLSQLKSLQDWYLKLELQSVAGVSEVATVGGMEQTYQIVIEPDKLAIYKLDIAAVKNAINKSNTEAGGSVIEMAEAEYMVRAKGYRQTLDDFREIPLGVTSPSGTALLLKDVATVRKGPASRRGIAELDGEGEVVGGIIVMRYGENALATIDAVKAKLEQLKAGLPQGVEIIPTYDRSELINKSVDNLFHKVIEEMLVVGLVCLLFLLHARSTLVAVITLPLSILIAFIVMNKMGVNANIMSLGGIAIAIGAVVDGAIVMIENMHKHLEHFKDEYRRDPDNKEHWHIVAKASIEVGPALFFSLLIITLSFVPVFALEAQEGRLFSPLAYTKTFAMAAAAILSITLVPILMGYFIRGKIPKETSNPISRVLIALYKPALNMVLRFPKITLMLAVIALGSAWYPVTKMGSEFMPELEEGDLLYMPTALPGISASKAAEVLQQTDRLIKTVPEVKRVFGKVGRAETATDPAPLTMLETTIMLKPREEWREGVDLQGVIDQLQKTVKVPGLTNAWVQPIKTRIDMLSTGIKTPVGIKITGADVNELQKVGADIEAILSQLPNTKSAYAERVGGGRYVDITPKLDVASRYGMTLTDIQDVVRYAIGGMDIGESIQGAERYPINLRYPRALRDNIEKLRELPVITKSGHYLPLRNLADIEITDGAPMLKSENGRLISWVFVDIQNTSIGEYIDEAKSALDQQLKVPPRYSYSFAGQYEYMQRVDAKLKKVIPMALGVIFILLMMTFGSPLQASIIMLSLPFALVGSTWLLFALDFNMSVAVAVGMIALAGVAAEFGVVMLVYLNNAIKHRKDTGGYEYVADLKEALIEGAVMRIRPKAMTVATIFFGLLPIMWGAGSGNDVMQKIAAPMVGGMITAPLLSLFVLPALYLLIYGRRLKHSAEA; encoded by the coding sequence ATGTTAAAGAAAATTATCGAGGCCTCCATCGCCCAGCGATTGATGGTGTTGATCATCGCACTGATGATCACTGTCTGGGGCGTGCAGGAGCTGAGAAAGACTCCCCTGGATGCGCTGCCGGATCTGTCGGACGTGCAGGTGATCATCAAGACGCCTTATCCAGGTCAGGCACCTAAGCTGGTGGAAGAGCAGGTGACCTACCCTCTGTCGACCGCCATGTTGGCGGTACCCGGTGCCAAGACGGTGCGGGGTTACTCCTTCTTCGGTGACTCCTATGTCTATGTGATCTTTGAAGATGGCACAGATATCTACTGGGCGCGGTCGCGGGTGCTGGAATACCTGAGCCAGGTCAGCAGCCGCTTGCCCCAGGGGCTTCAGCCATCGCTGGGGCCAGATGCCTCGGGGGTGGGCTGGATCTACGAATATGCCCTGGTGGACCGCTCAGGTAACCTGGATCTTTCACAGCTCAAGAGCCTGCAGGACTGGTATCTCAAGCTAGAGCTACAGAGCGTGGCCGGGGTGTCCGAGGTGGCGACCGTCGGCGGCATGGAGCAGACCTACCAGATAGTAATCGAACCCGACAAGCTGGCCATCTATAAGCTGGATATTGCCGCGGTGAAGAACGCCATCAACAAGTCCAACACCGAGGCCGGCGGCTCAGTGATCGAGATGGCCGAAGCCGAGTATATGGTGCGCGCCAAGGGCTATCGTCAGACGCTGGATGACTTCAGGGAGATCCCTCTGGGGGTCACCAGTCCGTCTGGTACCGCTTTGCTACTCAAAGATGTGGCGACCGTGCGCAAGGGGCCTGCCTCACGGCGCGGCATTGCCGAACTCGATGGTGAAGGCGAGGTGGTCGGCGGCATTATCGTGATGCGCTACGGCGAAAACGCCCTGGCCACCATAGACGCGGTCAAGGCTAAGCTGGAGCAGCTCAAGGCGGGTCTGCCACAAGGGGTGGAGATCATTCCCACCTATGACAGATCTGAGCTGATCAACAAGTCGGTGGACAACCTGTTCCACAAGGTGATCGAAGAGATGCTGGTGGTGGGCCTGGTGTGTCTACTGTTTCTGCTCCATGCCCGCTCGACTCTGGTTGCGGTGATCACCCTGCCGCTGTCGATTCTGATCGCCTTCATCGTGATGAATAAGATGGGAGTGAACGCCAACATCATGAGCTTGGGCGGTATCGCCATCGCCATCGGCGCCGTGGTGGATGGCGCCATCGTGATGATCGAGAACATGCATAAGCATCTGGAGCACTTTAAGGATGAGTACCGCAGGGATCCGGACAACAAGGAGCACTGGCATATCGTCGCCAAGGCGTCCATCGAGGTGGGCCCGGCGCTGTTCTTCTCGCTGCTGATCATCACCCTGAGCTTCGTGCCCGTGTTTGCCCTTGAGGCCCAGGAGGGGCGCCTGTTTAGCCCGCTGGCCTATACCAAGACCTTTGCCATGGCCGCGGCGGCGATTTTGTCGATAACTTTAGTGCCTATCCTGATGGGTTACTTCATTCGGGGCAAGATCCCCAAGGAGACCAGCAACCCCATCAGCCGTGTGCTGATTGCCCTCTATAAGCCTGCGCTCAATATGGTGCTGCGCTTCCCCAAGATCACCCTGATGCTGGCGGTGATCGCCCTGGGCAGCGCCTGGTATCCTGTGACCAAGATGGGCAGCGAGTTCATGCCTGAGCTGGAGGAGGGGGATCTGCTCTACATGCCGACGGCTCTGCCTGGCATCAGCGCCAGTAAGGCGGCCGAGGTGCTGCAACAGACCGACAGGCTGATTAAGACTGTGCCCGAGGTGAAGCGGGTGTTCGGTAAGGTGGGACGCGCCGAGACGGCGACCGACCCTGCGCCGCTCACCATGCTGGAGACTACCATCATGCTCAAGCCAAGAGAGGAGTGGCGTGAAGGTGTGGATCTCCAAGGGGTTATCGACCAGCTACAGAAGACGGTCAAGGTGCCTGGCTTGACTAACGCCTGGGTGCAGCCGATCAAGACGCGTATCGACATGCTCTCTACCGGTATCAAGACCCCTGTGGGGATCAAGATCACCGGCGCCGACGTCAACGAGCTGCAGAAGGTGGGGGCCGATATCGAGGCGATCCTCAGCCAGCTACCCAATACCAAGTCGGCTTATGCCGAGCGGGTGGGCGGTGGCCGTTACGTGGATATCACGCCCAAGCTGGATGTGGCGTCACGCTACGGCATGACACTGACCGACATTCAGGACGTGGTGCGTTACGCCATCGGCGGCATGGATATCGGCGAGTCGATTCAAGGGGCCGAGCGTTACCCGATCAATCTGCGATATCCGCGGGCGCTGCGGGATAATATCGAGAAGCTCAGGGAGCTGCCGGTGATCACTAAGTCGGGTCACTATCTGCCGCTGCGCAACCTGGCCGATATCGAGATCACCGATGGCGCGCCTATGCTCAAGAGTGAGAACGGCCGCCTGATCTCCTGGGTGTTTGTGGATATTCAAAACACCTCCATCGGCGAGTATATCGATGAGGCCAAGTCGGCGCTGGATCAGCAGCTCAAGGTGCCACCGAGATACAGCTACAGTTTCGCCGGCCAGTATGAGTATATGCAGCGGGTCGATGCCAAGCTGAAGAAGGTGATCCCTATGGCACTTGGGGTGATCTTCATCCTGCTGATGATGACCTTTGGCTCGCCGCTTCAGGCCTCTATCATCATGTTGAGTCTGCCTTTCGCCTTGGTAGGCAGCACCTGGTTGCTGTTCGCGCTGGACTTCAATATGTCGGTGGCCGTGGCGGTAGGGATGATTGCGCTGGCCGGGGTGGCGGCGGAATTTGGGGTGGTGATGTTGGTCTATCTCAATAATGCCATCAAGCACCGTAAAGACACCGGCGGCTACGAGTATGTGGCGGATCTCAAGGAGGCCCTGATAGAAGGCGCCGTGATGCGTATTCGTCCCAAGGCGATGACGGTAGCGACCATCTTCTTCGGCCTCTTGCCCATCATGTGGGGCGCAGGCTCGGGTAACGATGTGATGCAGAAGATCGCCGCGCCTATGGTGGGCGGCATGATCACAGCGCCGCTGCTGTCGCTGTTCGTGCTGCCGGCCCTCTACCTGCTGATCTATGGTCGTCGCCTCAAGCACTCTGCCGAGGCTTGA
- a CDS encoding efflux RND transporter periplasmic adaptor subunit: MSQVNSKNRGQKLAYLLSLFMVATPQLGHTQALEAKASQGHEAHVHQAGEKTYACPMHPEETSHEPGSRCPKCNMFLVEQETDASETSLTAGHEVTYVCPMHPEVTSHEPGSRCPKCNMFLVAEEEEESTSTKVEPEMDHSQHDPLAQAKPAPLTGEPSIKYVCPMHAHIVSDVPGTCPICGMNLEKVEMSADTQQIEIDVSGSMQQALALKVAKAEKDTLWKFVQTVGQIGYDESQINHVHARVNGWIEKLAITSVGDKISKGQLLYEIYSPDLINAQDDYLLALSSLQSSKDSRNYQDLVRKAGLRLELLGMNQAQIKQLAKSKQTQYRVPFYAKADGIVKALSVRDGMYIQPATEVMSVVDLSKVWVIADVFENEQSWLAIGQPTEVSVPAMDLKGIEGKIDYIYPELDPVTRSLRVRIVLANNEVALRPNTLAKIEIYGGPNEDVLVIPQEALIQTGKENRVIVKQGDGSFLARKVTVGMMSQGKAEILSGIEEGEQVVTSGQFLLDSEASLKGSLMRLSSGHQH; this comes from the coding sequence ATGAGTCAGGTAAATTCGAAAAACAGAGGCCAAAAGCTCGCTTATCTTTTGAGTCTATTTATGGTGGCGACCCCGCAGTTGGGTCATACCCAGGCGCTTGAGGCCAAGGCAAGCCAGGGCCATGAAGCCCATGTGCATCAGGCCGGGGAGAAGACCTATGCCTGCCCAATGCACCCTGAGGAGACCAGCCATGAGCCGGGCAGTCGTTGCCCCAAGTGCAACATGTTCCTGGTCGAGCAGGAAACCGATGCAAGCGAGACCAGTTTAACGGCAGGCCATGAGGTGACCTACGTCTGCCCAATGCACCCTGAGGTGACCAGCCATGAGCCCGGCAGCCGTTGCCCTAAGTGCAACATGTTCCTGGTGGCCGAAGAGGAAGAGGAGTCGACCAGTACTAAGGTTGAGCCCGAGATGGATCACAGCCAACACGATCCCCTGGCCCAGGCCAAGCCCGCGCCGCTCACCGGCGAGCCGTCGATCAAATATGTCTGTCCCATGCACGCCCACATCGTCAGCGATGTGCCCGGTACTTGTCCTATCTGCGGCATGAACCTGGAAAAGGTGGAGATGTCGGCAGATACCCAACAGATAGAGATAGATGTCTCTGGCAGCATGCAGCAGGCCCTGGCACTTAAGGTCGCCAAGGCGGAGAAAGATACCCTATGGAAGTTTGTCCAGACCGTGGGCCAGATAGGTTATGACGAGAGCCAGATCAATCACGTGCACGCCAGGGTCAACGGCTGGATAGAGAAGCTGGCCATCACCTCAGTGGGTGACAAGATCTCCAAGGGGCAGCTCTTGTATGAGATCTACTCGCCGGATCTGATCAACGCCCAGGACGATTACCTGCTGGCGCTGAGCAGCCTGCAGAGCTCTAAGGATAGCCGCAACTACCAGGATCTGGTGCGCAAGGCGGGGCTACGCCTCGAGCTACTGGGGATGAACCAGGCCCAGATCAAACAGCTGGCCAAGAGCAAGCAGACCCAGTACCGGGTGCCTTTCTATGCCAAGGCCGATGGTATCGTTAAGGCGCTGTCGGTGCGTGACGGCATGTATATTCAACCCGCCACAGAGGTGATGTCTGTGGTGGATCTCTCTAAGGTGTGGGTGATCGCCGACGTGTTCGAGAATGAACAGAGCTGGCTGGCGATAGGCCAACCCACAGAAGTTTCAGTGCCCGCCATGGACCTTAAGGGGATCGAGGGTAAGATCGATTACATCTATCCCGAGCTGGATCCCGTGACCCGTAGCCTGAGGGTGCGTATCGTGCTGGCCAACAATGAGGTGGCACTGCGCCCCAATACCCTGGCCAAGATAGAGATCTACGGCGGCCCGAATGAGGATGTGCTGGTGATCCCGCAGGAAGCCCTGATCCAGACGGGTAAAGAGAACCGTGTCATCGTCAAGCAGGGTGACGGCAGCTTCCTGGCCCGCAAGGTCACCGTCGGCATGATGTCTCAGGGCAAGGCGGAGATCTTAAGCGGCATCGAGGAAGGTGAACAGGTGGTGACCTCGGGTCAGTTCCTACTTGATTCAGAGGCGAGCCTGAAGGGCAGCCTGATGCGTCTTAGCAGCGGTCATCAGCACTAG